In Colletotrichum higginsianum IMI 349063 chromosome 1, whole genome shotgun sequence, one genomic interval encodes:
- a CDS encoding Cbs and pb1 domain containing protein — protein MSGNTLRGTPNRGQARGGIPFTQSPSVTGSAVPGAASGIPRPVLETQPTQSEVGGSGLSASPFLPPSPDILGKSEHRLSALLCVVVVVESATVTITLVVPRRLPEPIHPTDLDQMGRLTYGELERARMLDTMDTDYYVKAIRKKMESDLSKKKHLTSRARHSRKAPPGTVLALKPSQALQIKPGTTVAEAAQLMAAKREDCVLVTDDDDRIAGIFTAKDLAFRVVGAGQKPNHITIAEIMTKNPLCARTDTSATDALDLMVRKGFRHLPVMDENQDISGILDITKCFYDAMEKLERAYSSSRRLYDALEGVQSELGTSQPQQIIQYVEALRSKMSGPTLESVLDGRPPTTVSVRTSVKEAAQMMKENRTTAVLVQDQGAITGIFTSKDVVLRVIAPGLDPATCSVVRVMTPHPDFAPMDMSIQAALRKMHDGHYLNLPVMNDGGEIVGMVDVLKLTYATLEQINTMSTSDSEGPAWNKFWLSLDDGTESLMSGEGSHTHHTNLGSRIMSPDISRERIGDSVAPGDSASHVGIESPPRSAVTGNSPAQQSPAELPFPFKFKAPSGRVHRLQVIASQGIAAMVTNVLAKLGSEVDAIGGAPTVEEGKISGGFALSYLDDEGDSVSITTDNDLLESILLARQGRREKVDLFVHDPEKPPVSAAPPTIETIALPTPPISATPDLRRRRAYDDEDDEAEDEDDDVSHVRRSRRAKHTPEPEQVIAGVPNELLLPGAIVTLAVVIVGVFTISRLTSREAGADTSVQLPPKAPKIVPDDCPSCSGNHTHPHLAAADKKMIVRSIVSRHGRRALVAPVARSCHRAITTSSLVGLTPERLDSLNEEAALSQISEDPRQAHLRQLQDGKAIRKAYDGFRRVQKATAHLGSVVERAYVPSSLIENPPAAKDITLELLMASQTHMGHHTSLWNPANARYIYGVRQGIHIISLETTAAHLRRAARVVEEVAYRGGLILFVGTRKGQMEIVTKAASLAGGCHLFTKWTPGNITNRDVINRGKEVKVVDHKDVKLGGFERLERTGRPLVPDLVVCLNPRENYTMLYECGLANVPTIGIIDSDANPDWVTYTIPANDDSYRSVAVVAGVLGRAGEQGQKRRLRDAESGTVAWQTPAETARYMRAELTRYMREADQWVKDHGGEAGQRGGEHQLLEVLQVKRAKSIDGE, from the exons ATGTCAGGCAACACCCTGAGAGGCACGCCCAATCGCGGCCAGGCCCGTGGAGGCATCCCCTTCACCCAGAGCCCCTCGGTCACCGGCTCTGCTGTCCCTGGCGCCGCTTCTGGCATTCCTCGCCCTGTTCTAGAGACCCAGCCTACGCAGAGCGAAGTTGGTGGATCGGGACTCAGCGCGAGCC ccttccttcccccctctccggACATCTTGGGGAAAAGTGAGCATCGTCTCTCTGCCCTTCTttgtgtcgtcgtcgttgtcgaatCTGCGACCGTGACAATAACACTTGTCGTCCCTCGTCGACTTCCCGAACCAATTCACCCGACAGACCTCGATCAGATGGGCAGACTTACCTACGGCGAGCTCGAAAGGGCCAGAATGCTCGACACGATGGATACTGACTACTACGTCAAGGCAATCCgcaagaagatggagagCGACCtctccaagaagaagcatCTCACGAGCCGAGCGCGTCACTCGCGCAAGGCCCCGCCCGGCACCGTCCTTGCCCTGAAACCGAGCCAGGCTCTGCAGATCAAGCCCGGCACCACCGTTGCCGAGGCCGCTCAGCTTATGGCCGCGAAACGCGAGGACTGCGTGCTCGTTaccgatgacgatgatcGTATCGCCGGCATCTTCACCGCCAAGGACCTGGCCttccgcgtcgtcggcgccggtcaGAAGCCGAACcacatcaccatcgccgagatcATGACCAAGAACCCCCTCTGCGCCCGCACCGACACGAGCGCCACcgatgcccttgacctcATGGTCCGCAAGGGTTTCCGTCACCTGCCTGTTATGGACGAGAACCAGGACATTTCGGGCATTCTCGATATTACAAAGTGTTTCTACGACGCCatggagaagctggagcGTGCCTACTCGTCCTCGCGACGCCTGtacgacgccctcgagggtGTGCAGTCCGAGCTCGGCACGAGTCAACCTCAGCAGATCATCCAGTACGTCGAGGCTCTGCGCTCCAAGATGTCCGGTCCCACTCTTGAGTctgtcctcgacggccgacCCCCGACGACGGTGAGCGTCCGGACCTCGGTCAAGGAGGCTGCGCAGATGATGAAGGAGAACCGTACGACCGCCGTCCTCGTGCAGGACCAGGGTGCCATCACTGGCATCTTTACCAGCAAGGACGTTGTCCTCCGCGTCATTGCCCCCGGCTTGGACCCCGCAACCTGCAGCGTCGTTCGCGTCATGACCCCTCACCCTGACTTTGCTCCTATGGACATGAGCATCCAGGCTGCTTTGCGCAAGATGCACG ACGGCCACTACCTCAACCTCCCTGTCATgaacgatggcggcgagatCGTTGGCATGGTCGACGTCCTCAAGCTCACCTACGCCACCCTCGAGCAGATCAACACCATGTCCACCTCGGACAGCGAAGGACCCGCATGGAACAAATTCTGGCTTtcgctcgacgacggcactGAATCCTTGATGTCCGGTGAGGGCAGCCATACCCACCACACAAACCTCGGCTCCCGCATCATGTCCCCCGACATTTCTCGCGAGCGTATCGGTGACAGCGTCGCCCCCGGCGACTCAGCATCCCACGTCGGTATCGAGTCGCCGCCGCGTTCCGCAGTCACCGGCAACAGCCCGGCCCAGCAATCTCCCGCCGAGCTGCCCTTCCCCTTTAAGTTCAAGGCCCCGTCCGGACGTGTGCACCGTCTGCAAGTCATCGCCTCCCAGGGCATTGCAGCCATGGTCACCAACGTGCTGGCCAAGCTCGGAAGCGAGGTGGATGCTATTGGTGGTGCCCCCACTGTTGAGGAAGGCAAAATTTCGGGTGGTTTCGCGCTCAGTTACCtcgatgacgagggcgactCGGTCTCGATCACAACGGACAACGATCTCCTCGAGTCTATCCTGCTTGCCCGTCAAGGTCGCAGAGAAAAGGTCGACCTCTTCGTTCACGACCCCGAGAAGCCTCCTGTCTCTGCTGCTCCTCCCACCATTGAAACAATTGCCCTTCCCACTCCTCCCATTTCCGCCACCCCAGACCTGCGCCGGAGGCGAgcgtacgacgacgaggatgatgaggcggaggatgaagacgacgatgtgTCCCACGTGCGTCGGTCGCGCCGCGCGAAGCACACGCCCGAGCCGGAACAGGTTATCGCCGGCGTCCCCaacgagctgctgctgcccggcGCCATCGTGACGTTGGCGGTTGTCATTGTTGGTGTCTTCACCATCTCGCGCTTGACCAGTAG GGAGGCCGGGGCGGATACTTCCGTTCAGCTTCCCCCGAAAGCTCCAAAAATTGTTCCCGACGACTGTCCGTCCTGCAGCGGAAATCACACTCACCCGCacctcgccgctgccgacaAAAAAATGATTGTCAGAAGTATAGTCAGCCGGCATG GCCGCAGAGCCCTCGTGGCGCCAGTCGCCCGATCATGCCACCGCGCcatcaccacctcctccctcgtcggcctgaCCCCCGAACGACTTGACAGCCTCAACGAGGAGGCGGCACTTAGCCAAATCTCAGAAGACCCGCGGCAGGCACATCTCCGCCAGCTACAGGATGGCAAGGCTATCCGCAAGGCGTACGACGGGTTCCGCCGCGTGCAGAAGGCGACGGCACAcctcggctccgtcgtcgagcgCGCTTACGTGCCGTCGTCCCTTATCGAAAATCCGCCCGCGGCCAAGGACATCACGCTCGAGCTGCTGATGGCGTCGCAGACGCACATGGGTCACCACACGTCTTTGTGGAACCCGGCGAACGCGCGGTACATATACGGTGTCAGGCAGGGCATCCACATCATCTCCCTTGAGACGACGGCCGCGCACCTGCGTCGCGCCGCAagggtcgtcgaggaggtcgcgTACCGTGGCGGCCTGATTCTGTTCGTTGGCACGAGGAAGGGCCAGATGGAGATCGTCACCAAGGCGGCCAGTCTCGCGGGCGGATGCCACCTCTTCACCAAGTGGACCCCGGGCAACATCACGAACCGCGATGTGATCAACCGCggcaaggaggtcaaggTTGTCGACCACAAGGACGTGAAGCTGGGCGGGTTCGAGAGACTGGAGAGGACTGGCCGGCCGCTGGTGCCGGATCTAGTGGTGTGCCTGAACCCGCGTGAGAACTACACCATGCTGTACGAGTGCGGCCTGGCGAACGTGCCGACGATCGGCATCATTGACTCGGACGCAAACCCGGACTGGGTCACGTACACGATTCCGGCCAACGACGACAG CTACCGatccgtcgccgtcgtcgccggcgtaCTCGGACGTGCGGGCGAGCAGGGCCAGAAGCGGCGCCTCAGGGACGCGGAGAGCGGCACGGTCGCGTGGCAGACTcccgccgagacggcgcGGTACATGCGGGCCGAGCTGACCCGATACATGCGGGAGGCCGATCAGTGGGTGAAGGATCATGGGGGCGAGGCAGGCCAGCGCGGAGGCGAGCATCAGCTACTTGAGGTGTTGCAGGTAAAGCGGGCTAAGTCTATCGACGGCGAGTAA
- a CDS encoding transmembrane alpha-helix domain-containing protein — MKNSVAALAVLAFGFASAQSATSSARGVQQPSTAPAPSALTAQGCFDRNATTWEKYTPKQGISSGSCNDECKLVQEKNVMALNGEDCYCGDSYPPLAAVVDDKKCNFPCPFYSQEACGGVDGGMFYSVFNTGLKLVVPHDEVASSTSSAASKPTTPTTSAGGAVETVIETPVQSSAPASTDDSKKGGPNTAGIAAGVVVGVVVVAAILGGIYFFIRRRRNAEIEEEHRRNAAVNAFIGGPKPPSSSGMSMSDSRMDPTLAHRRMSDGSIADNQDYSRKILRVTNA; from the exons ATGAAGAACTCGGTAGCCGCCCTGGCCGTCCTGGCCTTTGGTTTCGCCTCGGCGCAATCGGCCACAAGCAGTGCTCGCGGAGTCCAACAGCCCAGTACCGCTCCCGCACCAAGCGCTCTCACGGCACAAGGCTGCTTCGACCGGAACGCTACAACATGGGAGAAGTACACCCCCAAACAGGGCATCAGCAGTGGATCTTGCAACGACGAATGCAAGCTTGTCCAGGAGAAGAACGTCATGGCCCTCAACGGCGAGGACTGCTACTGCGGTGACTCGTATCCGCCCcttgctgccgtcgtcgacgacaagaagtGCAACTTTCCTTGCCCCTTCTACTCCCAAGAAGCCT GTGGTGGTGTAGATGGTGGCATGTTTTACTCGGTCTTCAACACGGGTCTCAAGCTCGTTGTGCCCCATGACGAGGTCGCCTCTTCAACctcttccgccgccagcaagcccacaacgccgacgacatcGGCCGGCGGTGCCGTGGAAACCGTCATCGAGACGCCCGTACAGTCGTCAGCGCCAGCCTCTACCGATGACTCCAAGAAGGGCGGTCCCAAcaccgccggcatcgccgccggcgttgtcgtcggcgttgtcgttgttgccgccatcctcggcggcatATACTTCTTCATCCGCAGGAGGCGCAACGCCGAGATTGAGGAGGAGCACcgccgcaacgccgccgtcaacgctTTCATCGGCGGCCCCAAGCCtcccagcagcagtggcatGTCCATGAGCGACTCCCGCATGGATCCCACCCTGGCGCACCGACGAATGAGCGACGGCAGCATCGCCGACAACCAAGACTACTCGCGGAAGATTCTCCGA GTTACCAACGCATGA
- a CDS encoding Histone acetyltransferase spt10, protein MPAMLDDPASPTIYRVSGAPPYPDPNKPELPVDIVPRQVTLRDRQTIATIIPFASQHEVPQSLVRYLSDQLNKEIEGGDTYPMMDPMPADKFGAYWFQNFGAIMLLGNVERTDLANDMDWSRECLGSFYIKPNYPGRSSHVCNAGFLVTDASRNRGVGRLMGECYIDWAPKLGYTYSVFNLVYETNVASCKIWDALGFKRIGRVKGCGNLKSHPGQLIDAIIYGRDLIPGESEELVSEERFDKIKFYLKYGKYPAGADRAEKSRLRSAATHYKLLDGDRLMLKDKEVVPDPRRQYEIAREVHVAQHGGINKTTATIAEKYHWSRIKETVSDVIRNCAECKELGKMPAPGGNGGARGRAAAAAAAAAAANSSTTNTPTSISLTSLSNPSFTNTSASTPPPSTADVSTTNRILALQHHHLPPLSSPRSSPYAEVSSIPPSHTLRDPSASPLPRHPHHNPMLQDESFQPIDPQIIGPPPTSHDDPYNHYHPHHTDFQALLNATEAEEAAEEEAAAVARDLDMLIDQDDDDDDGREDGDEPMEEREGKDKDVYSIGFING, encoded by the coding sequence ATGCCGGCCATGTTGGATGATCCGGCGAGCCCCACCATTTACCGTGTCTCCGGAGCGCCGCCGTATCCAGATCCGAACAAGCCGGAATTGCCGGTCGACATCGTCCCGCGTCAAGTGACACTCCGGGATCGCCAAACGATCGCCACCATCATCCCGTTTGCTTCGCAACATGAGGTGCCTCAATCCCTCGTGCGCTATCTTAGCGACCAGCTCAACAAGGAAATTGAGGGGGGCGACACGTACCCGATGATGGACCCCATGCCTGCCGACAAGTTCGGTGCCTACTGGTTCCAGAACTTCGGCGCCATCATGCTCCTCGGCAACGTCGAGCGTACCGACCTCGCCAATGACATGGACTGGTCCCGGGAGTGTCTGGGCAGTTTTTACATCAAGCCCAACTACCCTGGCCGTAGTAGCCACGTTTGCAACGCCGGCTTCCTCGTCACCGACGCCTCGCGCAACCGCGGCGTGGGCCGGCTGATGGGTGAATGCTACATCGACTGGGCGCCCAAGCTTGGATATACGTACTCCGTCTTCAACCTCGTCTATGAGACCAACGTCGCCTCATGCAAGATTTGGGACGCCCTGGGCTTCAAACGCATCGGCCGCGTCAAGGGCTGCGGCAATCTCAAGTCGCACCCAGGCCagctcatcgacgccatTATCTACGGGCGCGATCTCATCCCCGGCGAATCCGAGGAACTCGTGAGTGAAGAGCGTTTCGACAAGATCAAGTTCTACCTCAAGTACGGCAAGTATCCGGCCGGGGCTGACCGCGCCGAGAAAAGCAGGCTTCGGAGCGCCGCCACCCACTATAAGCTGCTTGACGGCGACCGTTTGATgctcaaggacaaggaggtcGTCCCCGACCCGCGCCGCCAGTACGAGATCGCCCGCGAGGTCCACGTCGCCCAGCACGGCGGCATCAACAAGACGACGGCCACCATTGCCGAAAAGTATCACTGGAGCCGCATCAAGGAGACAGTGAGCGACGTCATCAGGAATTGCGCCGAGTGCAAAGAGCTCGGCAAGATGCCTGCTCCTGGGGGAAACGGCGGCgcgagggggagggcggctgcggctgccgccgccgccgctgccgccaatTCCTCAACGACCAACACCCCTACTTCCATCTCACTTACTTCACTTTCAAATCCCTCATTTACAAATACTTCTGCATCAACACCGCCCCCCTCGACCGCAGACGTCAGCACTACGAATCGTATCCTCGCCCTGCAACATCACCACCTgcctcccctctcctcgccGCGATCATCACCGTATGCCGAAGTCTCATCGATACCGCCGTCGCACACTCTCCGCGACCCCTCTGCCTCTCCGCTGCCCCGTCATCCTCACCACAACCCCATGTTACAAGACGAATCCTTTCAGCCCATCGACCCGCAAATTATCGGTccaccgccgacgtcgcACGACGATCCGTACAACCATTACCACCCGCACCATACCGACTTCCAGGCGCTGCTCAACGCGActgaggcggaggaggcagccgaggaagaggcggcggctgtGGCTCGTGACTTGGACATGCTGATCGACcaggacgatgacgacgacgacggaagGGAGGACGGTGATGAGCCgatggaggagagagagggaaaagatAAGGACGTGTATTCTATAGGATTCATCAACGGATAA
- a CDS encoding EC20 protein, with protein MKFTLTALVAIIGVASAISVDAGLVKRQCIANGDFCFTSIADTKKPCCGGLVCRNKPAPNTNICEPEESPKVPQPRSEVVEKSEIPPAPQAQALPRAMPQIPRDEPIWG; from the exons ATGAAGTTCACTCTGACTGCCCTCGTTgccatcatcggcgtcgcCTCTGCCATcagcgtcgacgccggccttgtGAAGAGACAGTGCATCGCCAACGGAG ATTTCTGCTTCACCAGTATCGCCGACACCAAAAAGCCTTGCTGCGGCGGCCTCGTTTGCAGAAACAAGCCCGCGCCCAACACCAATATCTGCGAGCCCGAGGAGAGCCCCAAGGTACCGCAACCGCGCTCGGAGGTCGTAGAGAAGTCTGAAATCCCTCCCGCGCCCCAGGCCCAGGCATTGCCCCGCGCCATGCCTCAAATTCCCCGTGACGAACCCATTTGGGGATGA